In Mycobacterium sp. 050128, one genomic interval encodes:
- the gnd gene encoding phosphogluconate dehydrogenase (NAD(+)-dependent, decarboxylating), with translation MQLGMIGLGRMGANIIRRVVDGGHEGVVYDYDKEVVKTLANEKGMTAAFSVAELAEKMTAPRVVWVMVPAGSITTSVIEELADTLESGDIVIDGGNSYYRDDLKHSKLLAEKGIHLIDCGTSGGVWGRERGYCLMIGGDDYAFEHAEPLFKTIAPGVDAAPRTPGRDGEVAQPEKGYLHCGPSGAGHFVKMVHNGIEYGMMASLAEGLNILRNADIGTRIEKGDAETAPLSNPECYQYDFDIADIAEVWRRGSVVGSWLLDLTAIALHESPTLSEFSGRVSDSGEGRWTAIAAIDEGVPAPVLTTALQSRFASRSLDDFANKALSAMRKQFGGHAEKPGVGG, from the coding sequence ATGCAGCTCGGAATGATCGGCCTGGGCCGGATGGGCGCCAACATCATCCGTCGTGTCGTCGACGGCGGCCACGAGGGCGTCGTCTACGACTACGACAAGGAGGTCGTCAAGACGCTGGCCAACGAGAAGGGGATGACCGCGGCGTTCTCGGTTGCCGAGCTGGCCGAGAAAATGACCGCCCCACGGGTCGTCTGGGTCATGGTGCCCGCCGGCAGCATCACCACGTCGGTGATCGAGGAGCTGGCCGACACTCTCGAGTCCGGGGATATCGTGATCGACGGTGGTAACTCCTACTACCGCGACGACCTCAAGCACTCAAAGCTATTGGCCGAGAAGGGGATTCACCTCATCGATTGCGGAACCAGCGGTGGAGTCTGGGGCCGGGAGCGTGGTTACTGCCTGATGATCGGCGGTGACGACTACGCCTTCGAGCACGCCGAGCCGCTCTTCAAGACCATCGCGCCCGGGGTCGATGCGGCACCCCGCACGCCCGGCCGCGACGGCGAGGTCGCGCAACCGGAGAAGGGCTACCTGCACTGTGGTCCGTCGGGGGCCGGGCACTTCGTGAAGATGGTGCACAACGGCATCGAGTACGGGATGATGGCCTCGCTCGCCGAGGGCCTCAACATTCTCCGCAACGCCGACATCGGCACGCGTATCGAAAAGGGCGATGCCGAAACCGCGCCGCTGTCCAATCCCGAGTGCTACCAATACGACTTCGACATTGCCGACATCGCCGAGGTGTGGCGCCGGGGCAGCGTCGTCGGCTCCTGGCTGTTGGATCTGACCGCGATCGCGTTGCACGAATCGCCCACGCTGTCGGAGTTTTCCGGACGGGTCTCCGATTCCGGAGAGGGCCGCTGGACGGCGATCGCGGCGATCGACGAGGGCGTGCCCGCACCGGTGCTCACCACCGCGTTGCAGTCCCGCTTCGCGTCACGCAGCCTCGACGACTTCGCCAACAAGGCGCTGTCGGCGATGCGCAAGCAGTTCGGCGGGCACGCGGAGAAACCGGGAGTGGGCGGCTGA
- a CDS encoding alpha/beta fold hydrolase: protein MSTVSSSSQTVEFAGAGGIGLVADEWNRDAAIAGRPSILMLHGGGQNRFSWKNTGQVLADEGYHVVALDSRGHGDSDRAPGADYAIETLMADVLHVLDAIGHPVVLIGASMGGLTGILVADSAGPEKVTGLVLVDVVPRYEKTGSARIRDFMLTNLHGFGSLEEAADAVAAYLPYREKPRSPEGLKKNLRLRDGRWYWHWDPAFMTAPGDDPELRTEHFEQAAADLKIPVLLIRGKLSDVVSPEGVKHFLATVPRAEFVELSDAGHTAAGDDNDAFSDVVVEFVKRLTG from the coding sequence ATGAGCACCGTGAGCAGCAGTTCCCAGACGGTCGAGTTCGCAGGTGCGGGCGGTATCGGTCTCGTCGCCGACGAATGGAACCGTGACGCCGCGATCGCGGGCCGACCGTCGATCCTGATGCTGCACGGCGGCGGCCAGAACCGATTTTCCTGGAAGAACACCGGCCAGGTGCTGGCCGACGAGGGCTATCACGTGGTCGCGCTGGACAGCCGCGGGCACGGCGACAGCGACCGGGCGCCGGGCGCGGACTACGCGATCGAAACCCTGATGGCGGACGTCTTGCACGTCCTCGACGCCATCGGCCACCCCGTGGTGCTGATCGGCGCCAGCATGGGTGGACTGACCGGCATCCTGGTCGCCGACAGCGCGGGACCGGAGAAGGTGACCGGATTGGTGCTGGTCGACGTGGTGCCGCGATACGAGAAGACCGGAAGCGCCCGCATCCGGGATTTCATGCTGACCAACCTGCATGGCTTCGGCTCGCTCGAAGAGGCCGCCGACGCCGTCGCCGCCTATTTGCCGTACCGGGAAAAACCACGCAGCCCCGAAGGCCTGAAGAAGAACCTGCGGCTGCGTGACGGACGCTGGTACTGGCATTGGGATCCGGCGTTCATGACCGCACCCGGGGACGACCCGGAGCTGCGCACCGAGCACTTCGAGCAGGCCGCGGCCGATCTCAAGATTCCGGTCCTGTTGATCCGCGGCAAGCTCTCCGACGTCGTCAGCCCCGAAGGCGTCAAGCACTTCCTGGCGACGGTTCCGCGTGCGGAGTTCGTCGAGTTGTCCGACGCCGGGCACACCGCGGCCGGCGACGACAACGACGCCTTCAGCGACGTAGTGGTGGAGTTCGTCAAGCGGCTGACCGGTTAG
- a CDS encoding VOC family protein: protein MPSITPSLWFDHNMEEAATFYISVFPNSRIEEFNRSTDAGPGEPGSVLSGTFVLDGTRFIGINGGPHFTFSEAVSFTIECKDQDEVDYYWDRLTDGGEESQCGWCKDRFGLSWQVVPNRLYELVSHPDPARATAATQAMYGMRKIIVADLERAAAQVSK from the coding sequence ATGCCATCGATCACGCCCTCGCTGTGGTTCGACCACAACATGGAGGAGGCGGCGACGTTCTACATCTCGGTTTTCCCGAACTCGCGAATCGAGGAATTCAACCGGAGCACCGACGCCGGACCCGGCGAGCCCGGCTCGGTGCTGTCGGGCACCTTTGTGCTGGACGGCACCCGGTTCATCGGGATCAACGGAGGTCCGCACTTCACGTTCAGCGAGGCGGTGTCCTTCACTATCGAGTGCAAGGACCAGGACGAGGTCGACTACTACTGGGACCGGTTGACCGACGGTGGCGAGGAATCTCAGTGCGGCTGGTGCAAGGACCGCTTCGGTCTGAGTTGGCAGGTCGTGCCGAACCGGCTTTACGAGCTGGTGAGCCATCCCGATCCGGCCCGTGCGACGGCCGCGACCCAGGCGATGTACGGGATGCGCAAGATCATCGTCGCCGACCTCGAGCGGGCGGCCGCGCAAGTGTCGAAGTGA
- a CDS encoding alpha/beta fold hydrolase, with product MTEPRWIDVPGPPADLKALTWGPADAPIALCLHGFPDTAYGWRKMAPLLAAAGWRVVAPFMRGYAPSSIPDDGSYHVGAIMDDALRVREAAGGTDRDVVIGHDWGALAATGLAAMPNSPFTKAVIMSVPVSAAFRGQVSERGRLARQIPRQLLRSWYMFYFQLPFLPERSASWVVPRLWRRWSPGYRGAEEDLRHVDAAIGTPESWRAALGTYRATLRNTRPPQRYAELNQRWTEAPILPSLYLHGRDDGCMTPAFAHWTQKVLPAGSDVAIIDHAGHFLQLEQPEKIAERVLAFIGSPG from the coding sequence ATGACCGAGCCGCGGTGGATCGACGTGCCGGGCCCTCCCGCGGACCTCAAGGCGCTCACCTGGGGACCAGCCGATGCCCCGATCGCCTTGTGTCTGCACGGCTTCCCCGACACCGCCTACGGCTGGCGCAAGATGGCCCCGCTCCTTGCCGCGGCCGGCTGGCGGGTCGTCGCACCGTTCATGCGGGGATACGCGCCGTCGTCCATTCCTGACGACGGCAGCTATCACGTCGGCGCGATCATGGACGACGCGCTGCGGGTGCGTGAGGCCGCCGGCGGCACCGACCGCGACGTGGTGATCGGACACGACTGGGGCGCACTGGCGGCCACCGGACTGGCCGCGATGCCCAACAGCCCGTTCACCAAGGCCGTGATCATGTCGGTGCCGGTCTCGGCCGCCTTCCGCGGCCAGGTGAGCGAGCGCGGCCGGCTGGCCCGCCAGATTCCTCGTCAGCTGCTGCGCAGCTGGTACATGTTCTACTTCCAATTGCCTTTCCTGCCTGAGCGTTCCGCGTCCTGGGTGGTGCCGCGGTTGTGGCGGCGGTGGTCTCCGGGTTATCGCGGTGCCGAGGAGGACCTGCGCCACGTCGATGCCGCGATCGGAACACCGGAAAGCTGGCGGGCGGCGCTGGGGACCTACCGCGCCACGCTTCGCAACACCCGGCCGCCGCAGCGGTACGCCGAACTGAACCAGCGGTGGACCGAGGCGCCGATCCTGCCGTCGCTGTACCTGCATGGCCGCGACGACGGTTGCATGACTCCGGCTTTTGCGCACTGGACCCAAAAGGTGCTGCCCGCCGGCAGCGATGTGGCGATCATCGATCACGCTGGGCATTTCCTGCAGCTCGAACAGCCCGAGAAAATCGCCGAGCGGGTGCTGGCGTTCATCGGCTCACCCGGCTGA
- a CDS encoding WS/DGAT domain-containing protein, which translates to MAARRMAAVDAQFYWMSAKVPNDEFLLYAFDGEPADLDGALDEVRRRARACPELRLRVEDGCSPTYPRWVPTTVTPEQVVRHNLADHSWQACLSEVAGWADSQLDLRRMPWRLHVFTPVRGIPGADGPGAVAVLQAPHALADGVRGAALAGWLFGRQAPVPEVQRRWPGIFAWRAAQAAWSHRGLVRDTRAGLLVPGAGTRPPLATNARPDGVRSMRTLVRHRSQLRGPSVTVAVLGAVSTALSRLLPDSTDSLGAEIPMAKPGVPQANNHFGNVVVGLYPRLELDARLDRIATDLANGRRRFEHPATRAGDRAFAAVPAPLLRWGVSRFDSDARSAQVLGNTVVSSVNRGPADLRFGNARVVLTAGYPGLSPSMGLTHGVHGIGETIAISVHTAESVLADVDAYLELLDAAL; encoded by the coding sequence ATGGCCGCGCGCCGAATGGCGGCCGTCGATGCGCAGTTCTACTGGATGTCGGCCAAAGTCCCCAACGACGAGTTCCTGCTCTACGCATTCGACGGCGAACCCGCCGACCTGGATGGTGCTCTCGACGAGGTTCGGCGTCGGGCTCGGGCGTGCCCCGAGCTGAGGTTGCGGGTCGAGGATGGGTGTTCGCCGACGTATCCGCGGTGGGTTCCCACGACGGTGACGCCCGAGCAGGTGGTGCGCCACAACCTGGCCGATCACAGCTGGCAGGCCTGCCTGTCGGAGGTTGCCGGCTGGGCCGACAGCCAGCTGGACCTTCGCCGGATGCCCTGGCGGCTGCACGTGTTCACGCCGGTGCGCGGCATCCCGGGTGCCGACGGCCCGGGGGCGGTGGCGGTGCTGCAGGCGCCGCACGCGCTGGCCGATGGCGTTCGCGGTGCGGCGCTGGCGGGCTGGCTGTTCGGCCGGCAGGCCCCGGTGCCCGAGGTGCAACGGAGGTGGCCGGGCATCTTCGCGTGGCGAGCCGCCCAAGCGGCGTGGAGCCATCGCGGGCTGGTCCGCGATACCCGGGCGGGGCTACTGGTACCGGGGGCCGGGACTCGCCCGCCGCTTGCCACCAATGCCCGCCCCGACGGTGTTCGTTCGATGCGCACACTGGTGCGCCATCGCTCGCAGCTACGTGGTCCCAGCGTCACCGTCGCGGTGCTCGGCGCCGTTTCGACCGCGTTGTCGCGGTTGCTTCCCGACTCGACAGATTCGCTGGGCGCGGAAATCCCGATGGCTAAACCCGGTGTGCCGCAAGCGAATAACCACTTCGGCAACGTCGTCGTTGGACTCTATCCGCGGCTGGAGCTGGATGCGCGGCTGGATCGGATCGCCACCGACCTGGCCAACGGCCGGCGCCGATTCGAACATCCCGCGACCCGGGCCGGCGACCGGGCATTCGCGGCGGTGCCTGCCCCGCTACTGCGTTGGGGCGTCTCACGATTCGACTCCGACGCCCGGTCCGCGCAGGTGCTGGGCAACACCGTGGTATCCAGCGTCAACCGCGGGCCCGCCGATCTGCGGTTCGGGAACGCGCGGGTGGTGCTGACGGCCGGCTATCCGGGACTGTCCCCGTCGATGGGTCTGACGCACGGAGTGCACGGCATCGGCGAGACCATTGCCATCAGCGTCCACACGGCGGAGTCGGTCCTCGCCGACGTCGACGCCTACCTGGAATTGCTGGACGCCGCGTTGTAG
- a CDS encoding MarR family transcriptional regulator gives MTELAVLQAVRLKGRVSPADLSATLNQDVDDVAERLTASGLLVGTATLRISPSGRDRLDALLAQEREGIDEAAMTAAYDDFRSVNADFKALVTDWQVKGGPAGEPNAHDDVEYDAAVLARLDGVHARVLPIIEAAAAQIPRLNAYSVKLVAALDKVKSGDITWLTRPLIDSYHTVWFEWHEELIGAAGLTREEAARSGDAQ, from the coding sequence GTGACCGAACTGGCCGTGCTGCAAGCGGTCCGGCTCAAGGGGCGCGTCAGTCCGGCCGATCTGAGCGCGACGCTGAACCAAGACGTCGACGATGTCGCCGAACGGCTGACCGCATCGGGCTTGCTCGTCGGCACAGCGACGTTGCGGATCAGCCCCAGCGGCCGCGACCGTCTGGACGCGCTGCTCGCGCAGGAGCGCGAAGGTATTGACGAGGCCGCGATGACCGCCGCTTACGACGACTTCCGAAGCGTGAACGCGGATTTCAAGGCCCTGGTCACCGATTGGCAGGTCAAAGGCGGCCCCGCCGGAGAACCGAACGCGCACGACGACGTCGAGTACGACGCGGCGGTGTTGGCCCGCCTGGACGGCGTGCACGCCCGGGTGCTGCCGATCATCGAGGCGGCCGCGGCCCAGATACCGCGGTTGAATGCGTATTCGGTGAAACTGGTTGCGGCACTGGACAAAGTCAAGTCCGGCGACATCACCTGGCTGACCCGGCCGCTGATCGACTCGTATCACACGGTGTGGTTCGAATGGCATGAGGAGCTGATCGGCGCCGCCGGGCTGACCCGCGAGGAAGCCGCGAGATCCGGTGATGCGCAGTAA
- a CDS encoding pyruvate, phosphate dikinase — protein sequence MGHAATSTDHTVVLLNGDADHPRQILGNKGHGIEVMRRHGLPVPPAFCITTEVGLRYLAEPATTLDAIWDDVLSRMKWLETETSRTFGRGPRPLLVSVRSGATLSMPGMMDTILNVGLNDEVTKALAASGAEKFAQDTRLRFTDMYQRIVGGESQSVPSDPYAQLRAGIEAVFASWNSPRAVAYRDHYGLNDRGGTAVVVQAMVFGNLGANSGAGAFFSRDPITGANEPFGEWLPGGQGDDVVSGLVDVEPITALRDEQPAVYDELMDVARTLERLGSDVQEIEFTVEEGKLWLLQTRAAERSAQAAVRLALQLHHEGLIDATETLRRVTPAHVEALLLPALQPEIRLAAPLLAKGLPACPGVVSGKAYTQVDEALEAADRGEQVILVRDHTRPEDVMGMLAAHGIVTEIGGAASHAAVVSRELGRVAVVGCGNGVAATLAGKQITVDGYEGEVREGNLAPTSWSQTDTPELRELADLARRISPLRAHTSGDHPRLDDTSDAAVRAALDSGRTDVLSASPLIVMLAALRLSSQDAP from the coding sequence ATCGGGCATGCCGCCACCTCCACCGACCACACCGTGGTGTTGCTGAACGGCGACGCGGACCATCCGCGGCAGATCCTGGGCAACAAGGGCCACGGCATCGAGGTCATGCGTCGGCACGGCCTGCCGGTGCCCCCCGCGTTCTGCATCACCACCGAGGTGGGCCTGCGGTATCTGGCCGAGCCCGCGACGACGCTGGACGCGATCTGGGACGACGTGCTGAGCCGGATGAAGTGGCTGGAGACCGAAACCTCCCGCACGTTCGGCCGCGGTCCGCGGCCGCTGCTGGTCAGCGTGCGCTCGGGCGCCACCCTGTCGATGCCCGGCATGATGGACACGATCCTGAACGTCGGCCTCAACGACGAGGTGACGAAGGCGCTAGCCGCATCGGGGGCCGAGAAGTTCGCCCAAGACACCCGGTTGCGGTTCACCGATATGTATCAGCGCATCGTCGGCGGAGAATCGCAATCCGTTCCGTCCGACCCGTACGCGCAGCTGCGCGCGGGCATCGAGGCGGTGTTCGCGTCGTGGAATTCGCCGCGCGCGGTCGCCTACCGCGACCACTACGGCCTCAACGATCGCGGCGGTACCGCGGTGGTGGTACAGGCCATGGTGTTCGGCAACCTGGGCGCCAATTCCGGTGCCGGAGCGTTCTTCTCACGCGACCCGATCACCGGCGCCAACGAACCGTTCGGCGAATGGCTGCCCGGCGGCCAGGGCGACGACGTCGTATCGGGGTTGGTCGACGTCGAGCCGATCACCGCGCTGCGCGACGAGCAGCCGGCGGTCTACGACGAGCTGATGGACGTCGCCCGCACCCTGGAGCGGCTCGGGTCCGACGTGCAGGAGATCGAGTTCACCGTCGAAGAGGGCAAACTCTGGCTGCTGCAGACCCGGGCGGCCGAGCGCTCGGCGCAGGCCGCGGTGCGACTGGCGCTGCAGCTGCATCACGAGGGACTCATCGACGCCACCGAGACATTGCGCCGAGTGACCCCGGCGCACGTCGAAGCCCTGCTGCTGCCCGCGCTCCAACCGGAAATACGTTTGGCTGCACCACTTTTGGCCAAAGGCCTGCCCGCGTGCCCGGGCGTGGTGTCGGGCAAGGCCTACACGCAGGTCGACGAAGCGCTCGAGGCCGCCGATCGGGGCGAGCAGGTGATCCTGGTGCGCGACCACACCCGGCCCGAAGATGTGATGGGCATGCTGGCCGCCCATGGCATCGTCACCGAGATCGGCGGGGCCGCCAGCCACGCGGCAGTGGTCAGCCGCGAGCTCGGCCGGGTGGCCGTGGTGGGCTGCGGCAACGGAGTGGCGGCAACGCTGGCCGGCAAGCAGATCACCGTCGACGGCTACGAAGGCGAAGTGCGCGAAGGCAATCTGGCCCCGACCTCATGGTCGCAGACCGATACGCCCGAACTACGCGAACTCGCCGACCTGGCACGACGGATCAGCCCACTGCGCGCGCACACCAGCGGCGACCATCCCCGGCTGGATGACACCTCCGACGCCGCGGTGCGTGCTGCCCTGGACAGCGGTCGTACCGACGTGCTTTCGGCCTCCCCACTGATCGTCATGCTGGCCGCGCTGCGATTGTCGAGCCAGGACGCGCCGTGA
- a CDS encoding DoxX family protein: MTPYDVGLLILRLVLGVTLAAHGYNKFFGGGRIPGTARWFESIGMKPGKFHATVAASTEMAAGLGLAAGLLTPIPAAGFVSLMLVAAWTVHRHNGFFIVKEGWEYNLVLAISAIAVATLGPGRLSLDWAIFGINDPLIGWNGLLISVVLGLAGAIGQLLIFYRPPAKRAG, translated from the coding sequence ATGACTCCCTATGACGTCGGATTACTGATCCTGCGGCTGGTGCTGGGCGTGACATTGGCCGCGCATGGCTACAACAAGTTCTTCGGCGGCGGCCGCATACCGGGCACCGCGCGCTGGTTCGAGAGCATCGGTATGAAGCCGGGCAAGTTCCACGCCACCGTGGCCGCCAGCACCGAAATGGCCGCCGGGCTGGGCCTGGCGGCCGGGCTGCTCACACCGATCCCGGCGGCGGGCTTCGTGTCGCTGATGCTGGTCGCGGCCTGGACCGTCCATCGCCACAACGGGTTCTTCATCGTCAAGGAGGGCTGGGAGTACAACCTGGTCCTGGCGATCAGCGCGATCGCGGTCGCCACGCTGGGCCCCGGCCGGCTCAGCCTGGACTGGGCGATTTTCGGGATCAACGACCCGCTGATCGGTTGGAACGGCCTGCTGATCTCGGTGGTGCTCGGCCTGGCCGGCGCCATCGGCCAGTTGCTGATCTTCTACCGCCCGCCGGCCAAGCGAGCCGGCTAG
- a CDS encoding GGDEF domain-containing protein, protein MRLHASAGSGFYAREQVRLLRIYLGGTTFLYTYGATFTLFPIHKGLTYANPTGGIIAIVLGIAALVWLGVRPDRPAPATAVAIAATPIVMAFHIAILAEFVCLIAPIFLAMYLRAFHSPRRGAILVAVLTGACVLALAVAPTPKLGIDYFIFVIAIVGAAESFGLLMRALVAAACTDPLTRLLNRAGWEIATADLLDRSRSAAITITVMVLDIDNFKTINDTHGHLAGDEHLISRAECWRKLAPANAVLARLGGDEFAVCIADDANLAPGSSARFIDDVRLHTPGTSIGTASHSAAGADIAALYAIADAALYDAKRKKLPGALGI, encoded by the coding sequence CTGCGGCTACATGCCAGCGCCGGCAGCGGCTTCTACGCCAGGGAGCAAGTTCGGCTGCTCCGAATCTACTTGGGCGGCACAACTTTTCTTTACACCTATGGCGCGACGTTCACCCTCTTTCCCATTCACAAGGGCCTGACCTACGCGAACCCTACCGGGGGCATCATCGCGATCGTCCTCGGCATCGCCGCACTTGTCTGGTTGGGCGTGCGTCCCGACCGACCCGCGCCGGCGACCGCCGTTGCGATCGCGGCCACCCCGATCGTGATGGCCTTCCACATCGCGATCCTCGCCGAGTTCGTCTGCCTGATCGCGCCGATCTTCCTGGCCATGTACCTGCGCGCCTTCCACTCGCCGCGCCGCGGGGCGATTCTGGTCGCCGTGCTGACCGGGGCATGCGTCCTGGCTCTTGCGGTCGCACCGACGCCCAAGCTGGGGATCGACTACTTCATCTTCGTGATCGCCATCGTCGGTGCCGCCGAATCGTTCGGGTTGCTGATGCGAGCCCTGGTCGCCGCGGCGTGCACCGATCCCCTGACGCGTCTGCTCAACCGGGCGGGCTGGGAGATCGCCACCGCCGACCTGCTGGACCGCTCCCGTTCGGCGGCGATCACCATCACCGTCATGGTGCTCGACATCGACAACTTCAAGACGATCAATGACACCCACGGGCACCTGGCCGGCGACGAGCATCTGATCAGCCGGGCGGAATGCTGGCGAAAACTCGCGCCCGCCAATGCCGTTCTGGCCAGGCTCGGCGGCGACGAATTCGCGGTGTGTATCGCCGACGACGCGAACCTGGCACCGGGCAGTTCGGCTCGGTTTATCGACGACGTCCGCCTGCACACCCCGGGCACCAGCATCGGCACCGCATCGCACAGCGCTGCGGGCGCCGACATCGCCGCGCTGTACGCAATCGCCGACGCGGCACTCTACGACGCCAAGCGCAAGAAGCTTCCGGGCGCGCTGGGGATCTAG
- a CDS encoding flavin monoamine oxidase family protein: protein MADVDYCVVGAGFAGLTAALRLKQAGHSVALLEARDRVGGRTFTVTRDDGVWVDRGGAWIGPGQDRIYALMNEFGVPEYKQHNDGDAIMIVDGKKHRYGGTIPWSMSPWAIANLGIGLASIDEMCKAIPREAPWEAKKAQEWDRITIGEWIHKNTASKQAREMLDMALGGTYTSAASETSLLWCLTQMGSSNGGATFVISGKGGAQDARPVGGMGALHRPMVAELGDALHLSRPVHQIAQDADGVTVTAQGLTVRAKRAIVAIPLAIASSIVYEPLLPVDRAMLHQRMPSGAVIKISMIYDEPFWRADGLSGQTSSPGSPATLTIDACTDTADPGILCVITEGPAARRLTKLEEAERKAAVIDEVVDRFGSKARSPLEFHEQNWTTERYSGGGMISHALTGVLTEYGYTLRPPCGRIHWAGTESSAVMCGWIDGAIRSGERAATEVAAAETAAVG, encoded by the coding sequence ATGGCGGACGTCGATTATTGCGTGGTCGGAGCGGGTTTCGCGGGTTTGACGGCCGCGTTGCGGCTGAAGCAAGCCGGGCACTCGGTGGCCTTGCTGGAGGCCCGCGACCGCGTCGGTGGTCGCACCTTCACCGTGACCCGCGACGACGGCGTATGGGTCGACCGCGGCGGCGCTTGGATCGGGCCGGGGCAGGACCGCATCTACGCGCTGATGAACGAGTTCGGCGTGCCGGAGTACAAGCAGCACAACGACGGCGACGCCATCATGATCGTCGACGGCAAAAAGCACCGCTACGGCGGCACCATCCCGTGGAGCATGAGCCCATGGGCGATCGCCAACCTCGGAATCGGCCTGGCCTCCATAGACGAGATGTGCAAGGCGATTCCGCGCGAGGCCCCCTGGGAAGCGAAGAAGGCGCAGGAGTGGGACCGCATCACCATCGGCGAATGGATCCACAAGAACACCGCGTCCAAGCAGGCCCGCGAGATGCTGGACATGGCGCTGGGCGGCACCTACACCTCGGCCGCGTCCGAGACGTCGCTGTTGTGGTGTTTGACGCAGATGGGGTCCTCCAACGGGGGCGCCACCTTTGTGATCTCCGGCAAGGGCGGCGCCCAAGACGCCCGTCCGGTGGGCGGTATGGGCGCCCTGCACCGCCCGATGGTGGCGGAACTCGGTGACGCACTGCATCTTTCGCGACCCGTCCACCAGATCGCCCAGGACGCCGACGGCGTAACCGTCACCGCGCAAGGCCTGACCGTGCGGGCCAAGCGCGCCATCGTGGCAATACCGCTGGCAATCGCCAGCTCGATCGTCTACGAGCCGCTACTGCCGGTGGACCGGGCGATGCTGCACCAGCGCATGCCCAGTGGCGCGGTCATCAAGATCTCGATGATCTACGACGAGCCGTTCTGGCGGGCCGATGGGTTGTCCGGCCAGACGTCGTCGCCGGGTTCCCCGGCCACCCTGACCATCGACGCCTGCACCGATACCGCGGACCCTGGCATCCTGTGCGTGATCACCGAGGGCCCCGCGGCACGCCGGCTGACCAAGCTCGAGGAGGCCGAGCGCAAGGCCGCCGTCATCGACGAAGTCGTCGACCGGTTCGGCTCTAAGGCCCGCTCGCCGCTGGAATTCCACGAGCAGAACTGGACCACGGAGCGGTATTCCGGCGGTGGGATGATCAGCCACGCCCTCACCGGCGTCCTCACCGAATACGGGTACACCCTGCGCCCACCGTGTGGTCGCATCCACTGGGCCGGAACCGAGAGTTCGGCCGTCATGTGCGGGTGGATCGACGGAGCGATTCGTTCCGGGGAGCGCGCCGCGACCGAGGTGGCCGCGGCCGAAACCGCCGCGGTCGGCTAG